The Acidithiobacillus thiooxidans ATCC 19377 DNA window CTGAGTTTCAATTCGGCGTTGATGCTGCAGCAATTCGGCCACTCCTGCATCATCGGCAAGATCAATACCATGCAGGCGCCGACCTCCGGAAATATCCGGAATCGTTTCGATATCAAAAACCAGAATATTCTGCAAAATGGTGTTTATTTCTTCTGCCACTGACCGCTGGCGTTCTGATACCAGTATCCTGCAGGGGCCTTGCTGATCCAGGTCTGGGCAAAAGTCTGTTGAATTTGCCCTTCCCAATCAGGATGACCATTGGCATTGGCGATTTGTTGGTAAAGATTCTGCAAGGCACTGTTATTACTACTAACCAGGCCACTGAGGCCGGCGCGGGCCTGCAAAGGCACTGCCGAAGCATCATGGATGGCAACCAACCCGTTGGCCGTCCAGCCGACGGCACCGCTGTCAAAATAGGGGCGCATCTGCGCGGCAATAGATTCCAGCTGGGCCCGTGCGGCCTGCACCCCGGGACTGGAAGCATTCAGATCGGCTGCCGCCTCGGCTGGTGTACTCAATGCTGAAAAGCTCGTCGCCAGAAGATAACCGGCCACATGAGCCGGTGTCAGACGCTCAAAAGCACTGGGGGCTGGTGCAGCGGCGGGCGCAGCAGGAGCCACCTGAGCAGGCGCCGAAAGAGTGGGCGCTGTGGGCGTCGAAACGGCGCCATGGGCTGCTGCCTTGTACACTTCACCCACCACCTGATCAGCAAGACGTTTGGCAGCAGCTGCCGGAAAATAAATATTTACCGTGACGCAAGCCGAAAGCCCCATCAGCATGCCCAGCATCAGCAGTGCCTGCCAGGTTCGGTTTTTCAGCAAAGCTTGCTTCATCATTCTGTCTATTCTCCTGTGTGCATCTGCGGCCCGGTTTCCATGGCCGTTTTCAGTCTTGCCAGCAACTCATCCCAACTCACCCGGCGATTGTACCCCACTATATCCACCCTGGGCAGTCCTTGTCCCTGCAAAATGACAAAGCCACCATTTTCCGGATGGACGCCGGAAAGTTCTGCCACGCCATTAGATAGATCAACGCCCATCCCCAGATGACTGTAACTGAAGGTATTGAACATCCGCAAAAACATGCCCTGGAAGAAGCCGCTGATCCCGTCTCCCCCGCCCAGTTTGGTAATACTCTGAACCGCCTGATAACTGATTTTTTGGGGAACCCCAGGCGTCTTGACGGTTTCAAAATGTCCCTGAAAAGCTTCTGGAGACCAGTTCAACAAGTACAGATTGCGGAGATTTCCATCCAAAACCCCGCTGATATACCCAAAATGAAAAGCGTCCGTGAGCGGCTTCAATTGCAAGCCCTGAACGGACACGTTAGCCCGCAACAACGGCATCACGCCCAGGAAATTCTGCACCTGCAGGTCACTTACCCGCAGCTTGCCGCCAAAAATACCTGCACTTAACTCTCCGCTGGTCTGTATTGTCCCGGCGTGATACGTCAAGCGCGGAATGGAAGCCTCAATCGTGCCGGTGAAGGGCGGCCAGTGCATAATCTGCGTCAGGGATTTCATGCTCACCCCCTGCAAGTTACCCTGCATTGAAAAACCGGAATGGGGTCCCCTCCAATGACCGGAAAGCTCCTGAAAATGCAACACCCCACCTAGAAGGTGGAGATCCACCGGTTGTTGCAGGGCAAATCCTCCAGGATGCAACGCCACTCGCACGGCCAGCGGACCCAGAGGAATATGGTATAAAGTGGCACTTTGCCATTTAAAAACCGCCTTTTCCACAGGTACATTGGCATCCCAGGCGCCATGACTGAAGACGCCTGCCAGGCTCGTTTGTTGAGTAGAAAAATCACCGTGCTGTAAATCCCAATGCACAGAACGCAAAGCCGGGTTTCCCGCCACCGAAAAATGCAAATGACCCGCCAGCAAAGCCTGTGCTGCAAAACTGCTGGCTGGCAATAACGGTTTAATCCAGGTCGTAAAAAGGGGTGCCAAGGCGACA harbors:
- a CDS encoding DUF1318 domain-containing protein, which produces MMKQALLKNRTWQALLMLGMLMGLSACVTVNIYFPAAAAKRLADQVVGEVYKAAAHGAVSTPTAPTLSAPAQVAPAAPAAAPAPSAFERLTPAHVAGYLLATSFSALSTPAEAAADLNASSPGVQAARAQLESIAAQMRPYFDSGAVGWTANGLVAIHDASAVPLQARAGLSGLVSSNNSALQNLYQQIANANGHPDWEGQIQQTFAQTWISKAPAGYWYQNASGQWQKK